One region of Takifugu flavidus isolate HTHZ2018 chromosome 14, ASM371156v2, whole genome shotgun sequence genomic DNA includes:
- the LOC130537187 gene encoding spectrin family protein isoform X5 — translation MAMDWGHREREPGLSPAAFVNQVQYSNILEGRFKQLQDEREAVQKKTFTKWVNSHLGRVTCRIGDLYTDLRDGRMLIRLLEVLSGEQLPRPTKGRMRIHCLENVDKALQFLKEQKVHLENMGSHDIVDGNHRLTLGLIWTIILRFQIQDISVETEDNKEKKSAKDALLLWCQMKTAGYPNVNIHNFTTSWRDGLAFNAIVHKHRPDLIDFENLKRSNAHYNLQNAFNVAEKELGLTKLLDPEDVNVDQPDEKSIITYVATYYHYFSKMKALAVEGKRIGKVLDYAIEADQLIEKYETLASELLQWIEQTIVTLNDRQLANSLSGVQNQLQAFNSYRTVEKPPKFTEKGNLEVLLFTIQSKMRANNQKVYMPKEGKLISDINKAWERLEKAEHERELALRNELIRQEKLEMLAARFDRKAAMRETWLSENQRLVSQDNFGTNLGAVEAATRKHEAIETDIGAYWERVAAVQAVARELEAENYHDVRRIVARRDNVLRLWEYLKELLAARRERLNAHRDLQRLFQEMRYIMDWMGDMKSRLQSPDSGKHLHDVLDLLQKHTLVEADISAQAERIKGVQGAAQRFTSYEQAYKPCEPGLVSEKVDLLGQAYEELGQLTVKRREQLEDSRRLWQFLWDVGEEAAWIREQEQILASGDCGRDLTSALHLLSKHEAFTDEMAARYGPLSNSIAVGEALIKEGHFGAPEVRERVEDIRGQWNHLEETTKLREQSLKESVALHQFQTDANDMEAWIMETFRQVSSQEVGHDEFSTQTLARKQREIEEEIKSHRPLIDSLHEQAQALPEAFVHFPEVDGRLPAIEQRYEELESLSAARRQALEGALALYRMFSEAGACQLWVEEKEQWLHGMEIPTKLEDLEVVQQRFDTLEPEMNNLGARVTDVNQVAEQLLSSDNRNKDQIHQTRDQLNNRWKEFEQLAGQKKEDLESALNIQNYHLECNEIQTWMKEKTKVIESTQGLGNDLAGVMALQRKLTGMERDLEAIQGKLDDLRTEAEKLAKEHPDQAGEIQGRLTEIQEVWEDLNDTMKRREESLGEASKLQGFLRDLDDFQTWLSRTQTAVASEDIPTSLPEAESLLAQHESIKNEVDNYKEDYEKMRAVGEEVTQGQTDAQHMFLAQRLQALDTGWHELRRMWENRHSLLAQAFDFQTFLRDAKQAETFLNSQEYVLSHTEMPTSLQGAEEAIKKHEDFLTTTEASEEKITGVVESGRRLINDSNANSDKIQEKVDSIQERHRKNKEAANELLTKLKDNRELQHFLQDGQELTLWINEKMLTAQDMSYDEARNLHSKWQKHQAFMAELASNKDWLDKIDKEGQALVAEKPELKPVVEQTLQDLQRQWEELEGTTQTKAQCLFDANRAELFTQSCSALDVWLKNLEGQLQSDDYGKDLTSVNILLKKHQMLEHQMEVREKEVQSLQSQALALSQEDAGLTEVDGQQRRVTDTFANLQEPLNLRRQQLLASKEAHQFNRDLEDEILWVKERMPLATSTDHGKDLPTVQLLIKKNQTLQKEIQGHQPRIDDIDRRSKTQSQVDGERQSVQEERLGELQDLWNQLIAETDKRHTRLIEANRAQQFYTDAAEAEAWMGEQELHMMSEEKAKDEQSALVMVKKHQSLEQALEDYAQTIHQLANSSRLMVNSEHPESERITLRQAQVDKLYAGLKDLAEERRGRLQERLRLTQLKREVDDLEQWIAEREVVAGSHELGQDYEHVTMLRDKFREFARDTSTIGQERVDGVNALADDLIESGHPENASVAEWKDGLNEAWADLLELIDTRTQMLAASYELHRFHQDATEVLGRIKEKREGLPSDLGRDLNTVQHLHRQHNTFENDIQALSGQVNQVQDDAARLQKAYAGEKADDIQRSEHAVTSAWEGLLDAGQARRVLLLDTVEKFRFFNMVRDLMLWMDGVNLQIDAHDSPRDVSSAGLVIANHQDIKSEIETRADSFTACTEMGNTLLNNNHYASDEIREKLIQLQEKRDKINKKWQDKMDHLQIVLEVLQFGRDAYIAESWLAGQEPLVRAAELGANVDEVESLIKRHEAFEKLAVGWEDRFVLLEKLTTLEEQEMQRRREEEERARRPPTPPPAEEAADITESHVHDSAARTSLDQTTLNQSVSVNGVHSDNDTSQGSESESVNGPGRDSGLASSRLEPSATLPNRGGAESGPETMEGMLNRKQEMESHSKKAATRSWQNVYCVLRKGSLGFYKDGKSASNGIPYHGEVPISLAEAVCEVAHDYKKRKHVFKLRLGDGKEFLFQAKDEAEMSSWIRSILGSVPSGGGDSPGGPRALSRAMTMPPISPSSAEGGGVTMRNKDGKDKDREKRFSFFGKKK, via the exons ATGGCCATGGACTGGGGccacagggagagagagcccGGTTTGTCCCCAGCAGCATTTGTTAATCAGGTGCAATACTCTAATATCCTGGAAGGACGGTTTAAACAGCTGCAAG ATGAGCGTGAAGCAGTACAGAAGAAGACCTTCACCAAGTGGGTGAACTCCCACTTAGGACGAGTGACATGTCGAATCGGCGACTTGTACACAGACCTACGGGATGGCCGCATGCTTATCCGCCTTCTGGAAGTGCTCTCAGGAGAACAGCTG CCAAGGCCAACCAAAGGCCGCATGCGTATCCACTGCCTGGAGAATGTTGACAAAGCGCTGCAGTTTCTCAAGGAGCAAAAGGTTCATCTTGAAAATATGGGCTCTCATGACATTGTGGACGGTAATCACCGTCTCACCCTGGGCCTCATCTGGACCATCATCCTTCGCTTTCAG ATCCAAGACATTAGCGTGGAGACAGAAGACAACAAGGAGAAGAAATCAGCTAAAGACGCCTTGTTGCTTTGGTGCCAAATGAAGACTGCTGG ATACCCCAATGTCAACATCCACAACTTCACCACCAGCTGGAGGGATGGCCTCGCGTTCAATGCCATTGTGCACAAACACAG aCCTGACTTAATTGACTTTGAAAACCTGAAGAGGTCGAATGCTCATTACAATCTCCAGAATGCTTTCAATGTGGCTGAGAAGGAACTGGGACTTACTAAGCTTCTGGACCCTGAAG ACGTTAATGTTGATCAGCCTGATGAAAAGTCCATCATTACTTATGTGGCGACCTACTACCATTACTTCTCCAAGATGAAGGCCCTGGCAGTAGAGGGCAAAAGAATCGGCAAG GTGCTGGACTACGCTATTGAGGCAGACCAGTTGATAGAGAAATATGAGACCTTAGCCTCAGAGCTGCTTCAGTGGATTGAACAGACCATAGTGACCCTGAATGACCGGCAGCTTGCTAACTCTCTGAGTGGAGTGCAGAACCAGCTCCAGGCTTTCAACTCCTACAGGACTGTGGAGAAACCCCCCAA ATTTACAGAGAAAGGAAATCTGGAAGTTCTCCTCTTTACTATCCAGAGCAAAATGAGAGCAAACAATCAGAAAGTCTACATGCCAAAAGAGGGCAAACTCATCTCTGACATCAACAAG GCCTGGGAGAGACTGGAAAAGGCCGAGCATGAGCGAGAGTTGGCCCTAAGAAATGAGTTGATTCGCCAGGAGAAACTGGAAATGCTCGCTGCACGGTTCGACCGCAAAGCAGCTATGAGGGAGACGTGGCTGAGCGAGAACCAACGGTTGGTCTCCCAG GACAACTTTGGAACTAATTTGGGAGCAGTGGAAGCTGCCACACGTAAACATGAGGCCATTGAAACTGATATCGGGGCATATTGGGAGCGCGTGGCTGCTGTACAAGCTGTTGCTAGAGAGCTTGAAGCAGAGAACTACCATGATGTAAGGCGCATAGTTGCTAGAAGGGATAATGTACTTCGCCTGTGGGAGTATCTGAAAGAGCTGCTAGCTGCACGAAGAGAGCGGCTAAATGCTCACCGTGATCTGCAGAGACTGTTTCAAGAGATGCGCTACATTATGGACTGGATGGGAGATATGAAG AGTCGTCTGCAGTCTCCAGACAGTGGCAAACATCTGCATGATGTGTTAGACCTGCTACAGAAACACACCCTGGTGGAGGCTGATATTTCAGCCCAGGCAGAGAGGATCAAGGGTGTGCAGGGAGCTGCACAGCGCTTCACTTCTTATGAACAGG CCTACAAACCATGCGAGCCAGGATTAGTTAGCGAGAAGGTTGACCTGCTGGGCCAGGCTTATGAGGAACTTGGACAGCTTACTGTAAAACGCAGAGAGCAGCTAGAGGATTCACGCCGCCTGTGGCAGTTCCTATGGGATGTTGGAGAGGAGGCAGCTTGGATCCGAGAACAGGAGCAGATCCTGGCCAGCGGAGACTGTGGTCGTGACCTCACGTCTGCCCTTCACCTTCTCAGTAAACATGAAGCTTTCACAGATGAGATGGCAGCTCGGTATGGCCCTCTGAGTAACAGcattgctgttggagaagctttGATTAAGGAGGGACATTTTGGAgccccagaggtcagagagagagtTGAAGATATCCGTGGGCAGTGGAATCATCTGGAAGAA ACAACCAAGCTGAGAGAGCAGAGCCTTAAGGAATCAGTGGCACTGCACCAATTCCAAACAGATGCCAATGACATGGAAGCATGGATCATGGAGACATTTAGGCAGGTGTCTAGTCAGGAGGTGGGTCATGACGAGTTCTCCACCCAAACATTGGCTCGCAAACAAAGGGAGATCGAGGAAGAAATCAAGAGCCACCGTCCCCTTATTGATTCGCTACACGAGCAGGCCCAAGCATTGCCGGAGGCCTTTGTTCACTTCCCTGAG GTGGATGGACGTTTGCCTGCCATTGAGCAGCGCTACGAAGAACTGGAGTCTCTGTCGGCTGCACGGCGTCAAGCCCTTGAGGGTGCGTTGGCACTCTACCGCATGTTTAGTGAAGCTGGTGCCTGCCAGCTCTGggtggaggaaaaggagcagTGGTTGCACGGCATGGAGATCCCAACCAAACTGGAAGACTTGGAAGTCGTGCAGCAGAG GTTTGACACCCTGGAACCTGAGATGAATAACCTCGGCGCTCGTGTCACTGATGTGAATCAGGTAGCCGAGCAGCTCCTGAGTTCCGACAACCGTAACAAAGACCAAATTCATCAGACACGAGACCAACTGAACAACAG ATGGAAGGAGTTTGAGCAACTGGCTGGTCAAAAGAAAGAAGACCTAGAATCTGCCCTTAATATCCAGAACTACCACCTGGAGTGTAATGAGATCCAAACTTGGATGAAGGAAAAGACCAAAGTGATTGAATCCACTCAAGGCCTGGGCAATGACCTGGCTGGAGTGATGGCGCTACAGCGCAAACTCACGGGGATGGAGAGGGACCTGGAGGCCATTCAG GGCAAATTGGATGACCTaagaacagaagcagaaaagctgGCCAAGGAACATCCAGATCAGGCTGGAGAGATCCAGGGTCGTCTGACAGAGATTCAAGAAGTGTGGGAGGACTTGAACGACACCATGAAACGTCGTGAGGAGTCACTGGGAGAAGCCAGCAAGCTGCAGGGCTTCCTTAGGGATTTGGATGATTTCCAAACCTGGTTGTCTCGCACCCAGACAGCAGTGGCTTCGGAAGATATTCCTACCTCTCTTCCTGAGGCTGAGAGTTTGCTTGCCCAGCACGAGAGTATAAAGAATGAGGTGGACAACTATAAGGAGGACTATGAGAAGATGCGAGCAGTTGGTGAAGAGGTGACCCAAGGTCAGACAGATGCTCAGCACATGTTCCTGGCCCAAAGGCTCCAGGCACTAGATACCGGCTGGCATGAGCTGCGGCGCATGTGGGAGAATCGCCACAGTCTTTTGGCTCAAGCCTTTGACTTCCAGACCTTCTTGAGAGATGCAAAGCAGGCTGAGACGTTCCTCAATAGCCAG GAGTATGTGCTATCCCACACAGAGATGCCCACCAGTCTccagggagcagaggaggctATAAAGAAGCATGAAGATTTCCTCACGACCACAGAAGCCAGTGAGGAGAAGATAACTGGGGTTGTGGAGTCTGGACGGCGTCTCATTAATGACTCCAATGCAAACTCTGATAAGATCCAGGAAAAAGTTGATTCCATCCAGGAAAG GCATCGTAAAAATAAGGAAGCAGCAAATGAGTTACTAACCAAGCTCAAGGACAACCGTGAGCTTCAACACTTCCTACAAGATGGACAGGAG CTCACACTGTGGATAAATGAAAAGATGCTGACAGCACAGGACATGTCTTATGATGAGGCCAGAAATCTTCACAGCAAATGGCAGAAACATCAGGCCTTCATGGCAGAATTGGCCTCCAACAAGGACTGGCTGGACAAAATTGATAAG GAGGGACAGGCCCTGGTGGCAGAGAAGCCTGAACTGAAGCCAGTGGTGGAGCAGACCCTCCAGGATCTACAACggcagtgggaggagcttgAGGGAACCACCCAGACCAAAGCCCAATGCTTGTTTGATGCTAACCGAGCAGAGCTCTTTACACAGAGCTGCTCTGCTTTGGATGTCTGGTTGAAAAACCTCGAAGGTCAGCTGCAAAGTGACGACTATGGAAAAGATTTGACCAGTGTCAACATCCTGCTTAAGAAGCACCAG ATGTTGGAGCACCAGATGGAGGTCAGAGAGAAGGAGGTACAGTCTCTCCAGTCCCAGGCTCTGGCCCTGTCCCAGGAAGATGCTGGACTCACTGAGGTTGATGGCCAGCAAAGGCGTGTCACTGATACATTCGCCAACCTCCAAGAGCCTCTCAatctgaggaggcagcagctaCTAGCCTCCAAAGAAGCACATCAGTTTAACAGAGATCTTGAAGATGAAATT CTTTGGGTGAAAGAGAGGATGCCTCTGGCAACCTCCACGGACCATGGAAAAGACCTCCCAACTGTACAGCTGTTGATCAAAAAGAACCAG ACGTTGCAGAAAGAGATCCAGGGTCACCAGCCTCGCATCGATGATATTGACAGACGAAGTAAGACCCAGAGCCAGGTAGATGGTGAGAGACAGTCGGTTCAAGAGGAGCGCCTCGGTGAACTGCAGGACCTCTGGAACCAGCTAATTGCTGAAACAGACAAGCGTCACACCCGTCTAATAGAGGCCAATCGTGCACAGCAGTTCTATACtgatgcagcagaagcagaagcctGGATGGGAGAGCAGGAACTGCATATGATGTCTGAGGAAAAAGCCAAG GATGAACAAAGTGCATTAGTGATGGTCAAGAAGCACCAGAGTCTGGAGCAAGCACTGGAAGACTACGCCCAAACTATTCATCAATTAGCCAACAGCAGCCGGCTCATGGTCAACAGTGAACACCCAGAAAG TGAGCGAATCACCTTACGGCAAGCACAGGTGGACAAACTGTATGCCGGTTTGAAAGATCTTGCCGAGGAGCGCCGTGGGCGGCTTCAGGAGAGGCTGCGACTGACTCAGCTTAAGCGGGAAGTGGATGACCTGGAGCAGTGGATCGCAGAGAGAGAAGTGGTTGCTGGTTCACACGAACTAGGACAAGACTATGAACATGTTACT ATGCTGAGGGACAAGTTCCGAGAGTTCGCTCGTGACACCAGCACCATCGGCCAAGAGCGCGTCGATGGTGTTAATGCACTGGCAGATGACTTGATTGAGTCAGGCCATCCTGAGAACGCCAGTGTTGCTGAGTGGAAGGACGGCTTAAACGAGGCTTGGGCCGATCTGCTGGAGCTGAtcgacacacgcacacagatgcTGGCGGCCTCGTACGAGCTGCACCGCTTCCACCAGGATGCCACGGAGGTGCTGGGGCGTAttaaagagaagagggaggggctGCCTTCTGACCTCGGTCGAGACCTGAACACCGTTCAGCATCTACACAGGCAGCacaacacatttgaaaatgacATTCAGGCCCTGAGTGGACAG GTAAACCAGGTGCAGGATGATGCAGCACGCCTCCAGAAGGCTTATGCTGGGGAGAAAGCTGATGACATTCAGCGGAGTGAACATGCTGTGACGTCTGCATGGGAGGGTCTTCTGGATGCTGGTCAGGCACGCAGGGTCCTCCTGCTGGACACAGTAGAGAAGTTCCGCTTCTTCAACATGGTGCGTGACCTTATGCTTTGGATGGATGGTGTCAACCTGCAGATTGATGCACATGACAGCCCCAG GGACGTGTCCTCTGCGGGACTGGTCATTGCCAATCATCAGGACATTAAATCAGAGATTGAAACCAGGGCAGACAGCTTTACTGCCTGTACTGAAATGGGAAATACTCTCCTCAACAATAATCACTATGCATCCGATGAG ATCAGAGAAAAGCTGATACAACTTCAGGAAAAGAGAGACAAGATCAACAAAAAGTGGCAAGACAAGATGGACCACTTACAAATTG TGCTGGAGGTGTTGCAGTTTGGGCGTGATGCTTACATAGCAGAATCCTGGTTGGCAGGCCAAGAACCTCTGGTGCGAGCAGCAGAGCTGGGGGCAAATGTAGATGAAGTTGAAAGCCTCATTAAGCGTCATGAGGCCTTTGAGAAGCTCGCTGTAGGCTGGGAGGATCGCTTTGTTCTGCTGGAAAAGCTCACCACA CTTGAGGAACAAGAGATGCAGAGGaggcgagaggaagaggagagagccCGGCGACCCCCCACACCGCCCccagctgaagaagctgcagatATCACAGAGAGTCACGTACATGATTCTGCAGCCAG AACCAGTCTGGACCAGACCACACTAAACCAGTCGGTATCGGTGAATGGCGTGCACAGCGACAATGACACATCACAG GGCTCCGAATCTGAGTCGGTGAACGGTCCAGGTAGGGACAGCGGGCTGGCATCCTCTCGCCTAGAGCCTTCGGCGACGTTACCGAACCGGGGCGGAGCAGAATCTGGGCCAGAAACCATGGAGGGGATGCTGAATCGAAAACAGGAGATGGAGTCCCACAGCAAAAAGGCAGCTACCAG GTCCTGGCAGAACGTCTACTGTGTCTTAAGAAAAGGAAGTCTTGGCTTCTATAAAGATGGAAAAAGTGCAAGCAATGGCATCCCATACCACGGAGAGGTGCCCATCAGCCTTgctgaggctgtgtgtgaggtggcTCATGACTATAAGAAGAGGAAACACGTCTTCAAGCTCAG GCTGGGGGATGGAAAAGAGTTCCTGTTCCAAGCAAAGGATGAG GCTGAAATGAGCTCCTGGATTCGTTCCATCCTGGGCTCCGTtccatcaggaggaggagactcCCCAGGAGGTCCCCGGGCACTCAGCCGCGCCATGACCATGCCTCCCATCTCGCCCAGCTCTGCCGAGGGCGGAGGTGTTACCATGCGCAACAAAGACGGGAAAGACAAGGATCGGGAGAAGAGGTTCAGCTTCTTTGGCAAAAAGAAATAG